A genomic window from Phoenix dactylifera cultivar Barhee BC4 chromosome 7, palm_55x_up_171113_PBpolish2nd_filt_p, whole genome shotgun sequence includes:
- the LOC103702332 gene encoding aspartyl protease family protein At5g10770-like, which produces MASLSSALCYLYFLLIFFPIVGRCSRRKFETYHTINIRTLLPRNVCSSSEASRSLSPASIKVVHRHGPCSPLHLKQNPNHEQILDKDRSRVNAIHSRTATIPAHTGDSLGTGNYIVTIGFGSPKREQSVIFDTGSDLTWIQCEPCLSCYQQHEPIFDPSQSSTYANISCSSSYCSELDISGCTSSTCVYGVQYGDGSSTLGILSEDALTLTSSNVLPNFRFGCGKRNNGLFGEAAGLLGLGRKKVSVVSQAFQKFGSIFAYCLPSTSSSTGYLTFGGSSTSSNVKFTPMLTNPSMPTFYYLDLVAIHVGGRRLSISPTVFSKVGTIMDSGTVITRLPPVAYSSLRSAFRRLMSCYRSAQALSILDTCYDLTGYSKVRIPKVALQFGGGIATNLDTSGILYLANASQACLAFAGNSDAGDSGIIGNMQQKKFHVVYDVANKAIGFGPNGC; this is translated from the exons ATGGCCTCTCTTTCTTCTGCCTTGTGCTATTTGTATTTCCTTCTTATATTTTTCCCAATTGTTGGTCGATGCTCGCGACGAAAGTTCGAAACCTATCATACCATCAACATTCGCACTTTGCTGCCACGCAACGTTTGTTCCTCATCGGAAG CATCCCgaagtttgagtcccgcgagtATAAAAGTTGTTCATCGGCATGGCCCATGCTCGCCTCTCCATCTCAAACAAAACCCCAACCACGAGCAAATTCTCGACAAGGATCGATCTCGAGTCAATGCAATCCACAGTCGAACAGCAACCATTCCAGCCCACACCGGCGACTCGCTTGGCACCGGGAATTACATCGTCACCATTGGGTTCGGCAGCCCCAAGAGGGAGCAGTCCGTGATCTTTGACACCGGCAGCGACCTCACATGGATCCAGTGCGAGCCATGTCTTTCCTGTTACCAGCAGCATGAGCCAATATTTGACCCCTCTCAGTCCTCTACTTACGCCAACATTTCTTGCAGCTCCTCCTACTGTTCAGAGCTGGACATCTCTGGTTGCACCTCATCAACCTGCGTCTATGGGGTACAATATGGCGATGGCTCCTCCACTCTAGGAATTTTGTCCGAGGACGCCCTCACCTTGACGTCCTCCAATGTGCTGCCAAATTTTCGGTTCGGGTGCGGCAAGAGGAACAATGGACTCTTCGGCGAGGCTGCTGGGCTGCTTGGCCTCGGGCGCAAGAAGGTGTCCGTGGTGTCGCAGGcatttcaaaaatttggcagCATTTTCGCCTATTGCCTTCCATCCACATCGAGTTCGACCGGCTACTTGACTTTTGGTGGCAGTTCGACATCCTCGAATGTCAAATTCACACCAATGctcacaaatccaagcatgcCGACATTCTACTACCTCGATCTAGTAGCCATACATGTTGGGGGACGGCGACTCTCGATATCGCCGACGGTGTTCTCAAAGGTCGGCACAATTATGGACTCTGGGACGGTCATCACCAGACTGCCACCTGTGGCCTACTCTTCCCTTCGCTCGGCGTTCAGGCGATTGATGTCGTGCTACAGGTCGGCGCAGGCACTTTCGATACTGGATACATGCTACGACCTCACCGGATACAGCAAGGTGCGCATACCAAAGGTGGCGCTGCAGTTTGGCGGCGGGATCGCCACCAATTTGGATACCTCAGGGATACTCTACCTGGCAAATGCGTCACAGGCTTGCCTTGCATTTGCCGGAAATAGTGATGCTGGCGATTCAGGCATCATAGGGAATATGCAACAGAAGAAGTTCCATGTAGTTTATGATGTTGCAAACAAGGCAATTGGGTTTGGCCCTAATGGTTGTTAG
- the LOC103702432 gene encoding protein ENDOSPERM DEFECTIVE 1-like: protein MIEKFHFGEEKHSAPFRLPKIAAVLMEPNLKSSSDHPNSHHHPSEVENKEDLPPMEAATITTNPPATEKRPRRRAREVSSRYMMTASSSSPISSSSSYGDPHLASSPRVACPSFPHPLLPLPKKHHHPQQKQQRRPPSIPSSPDATGSEPESSACFADENQPMGSVRRSLETPLLSGIQSKESGTQRKRAVVRLFDDNGGERQQPLEHPKPIDVKRRPRPGTPMVYPLDRTSSGTSITTPRSMYLSQNLQRSTSVGASAARRATPRPPTPARAGPFPSEKDSGNGRHETCSENSSAVANFSDSETCSVSSLGGLCDSPPLPGHSSCRARSVSDLRSSMPEADLLPTMSARRAAEGSSSRQDGGEDSSCRASNPLCYRSLNLALSSCQQNLNKSINRSLVPLKPPQPPSTKFALELRKGRKVSGRQEDVHMLRLLHNQYLQWRFVNAKAQATVHARRIAAERSLFGLSVKIAELQSSVTEKRTELEQLRRRESLLSILKAQMPYLDEWTDLEGGYSSSLSGATKALQDASLRLPIIGNVRADVRELKEVLESAMHIVESLSPYVGCFLPKAEGIEDIASDLARVVNSERALTEDCGNLLSEVHNLQVKEWSLRSQLMQLKRSNVV from the exons ATGATTGAGAAGTTCCATTTTGGGGAAGAAAAGCATTCCGCACCATTTCGTCTACCTAAGATCGCTGCTGTCCTCATGGAACCCAATCTCAAATCCTCTTCAGATCATCCCAATAGCCATCATCATCCTTCGGAAGTAGAGAACAAGGAGGATCTCCCTCCAATGGAGGCAGCAACGATCACAACAAATCCTCCTGCCACCGAGAAGAGGCCACGGCGGCGGGCGAGGGAGGTGAGCTCCCGATACATGATGacggcatcatcatcatctcccataTCGTCTTCTTCCTCCTATGGAGACCCCCATCTTGCCTCCTCTCCAAGAGTGGCGTGCCCCTCTTTCCCCcacccccttcttcctcttccaaagaaaCACCACCATCCCCAGCAGAAGCAACAGCGCCGGCCCCCGTCGATCCCCTCTTCTCCTGATGCCACTGGTTCTGAACCGGAGTCCTCTGCGTGCTTCGCAGATGAGAATCAGCCCATGGGTTCGGTTAGACGCAGCTTGGAGACTCCCCTGTTATCAGGGATTCAGAGTAAAGAGAGTGGGACTCAGAGGAAGCGGGCCGTGGTGAGGTTATTTGATGACAATGGCGGTGAGCGGCAGCAGCCCCTTGAACACCCGAAACCCATTGATGTGAAAAGAAGACCCAGGCCCGGCACTCCGATGGTATACCCTTTGGATAGGACTAGCTCCGGCACCAGCATTACTACTCCAAGATCAATGTATCTGAGCCAAAACCTTCAGAGATCCACGAGTGTTGGCGCATCGGCTGCAAGAAGGGCCACCCCGAGACCGCCCACCCCTGCCCGAGCTGGCCCATTCCCTTCAGAGAAGGACAGCGGCAATGGGCGCCACGAAACTTGTTCGGAGAACTCCTCTGCAGTGGCAAACTTCTCCGATTCAGAGACTTGCAGCGTCAGCAGTCTCGGTGGGCTCTGTGACAGCCCTCCGCTTCCAGGCCACAGCAGTTGCAGGGCACGGTCGGTTTCAGACCTGCGGTCCTCCATGCCCGAGGCTGACCTCTTGCCGACCATGTCAGCAAGACGGGCAGCAGAAGGGAGCTCAAGCCGGCAAGATGGTGGAGAGGATTCTTCTTGTAGAGCATCAAACCCTCTATGTTACCGCTCTCTGAATTTAGCTTTGTCAAGTTGCCAACAAAATCTGAATAAGTCCATAAATAGATCCCTTGTTCCATTGAAGCCTCCACAACCCCCGAGTACCAAATTTGCATTGGAGTTGAGAAAGGGAAGGAAGGTATCTGGCCGGCAGGAAGATGTCCATATGCTTCGGCTGCTCCACAACCAATATCTGCAATGGAGATTTGTTAATGCCAAAGCACAGGCCACGGTACATGCTCGGAGGATTGCAGCTGAG AGATCACTTTTTGGGCTCTCTGTAAAAATTGCAGAGCTGCAAAGTTCTGTTACAGAGAAGAGGACTGAACTTGAACAACTGAGAAGAAGGGAGAGTTTGCTTTCCATTCTCAAAGCTCAG ATGCCATATTTGGATGAGTGGACCGATCTTGAAGGAGGCTACTCAAGTTCGCTCTCTGGGGCAACAAAGGCTTTGCAGGATGCTTCACTCCGACTTCCAATTATTGGGAATGTGAGG GCTGATGTTAGAGAGCTAAAAGAAGTCCTTGAATCTGCAATGCATATTGTGGAGTCACTGTCTCCCTATGTTGGTTGCTTTCTACCAAAG GCTGAAGGAATTGAAGATATAGCTTCAGATCTTGCTAGGGTAGTCAATAGCGAAAGAGCTCTAACTGAGGATTGTGGAAATCTCTTATCTGAGGTACATAATTTGCAG GTGAAGGAATGGAGCTTAAGAAGCCAATTAATGCAACTCAAGCGAAGCAATGTAGTGTAA
- the LOC103702329 gene encoding uncharacterized protein LOC103702329 isoform X2, producing the protein MEGVGARLGRSSTRYGPATVFSGPVRKWKKKWVPLSNPNSNASSNAAVNGGTATNNNNHSHLLLYKWTPISSQANGGAAAAVTGKDASAAAQPEEPPRKKFRYVPISVIEEQKQEAAVKSEEENKARDADSSAQTVQANQSEGKPDMNDASMEETQATGRDQAPAEDKGTDLNLSLGLNAPDGAGKSDPKLAEQGDSTVKLERVSSAEDVEMKSATDSQTDNKLKRKAVTPDLEMRV; encoded by the exons ATGGAAGGAGTGGGGGCCCGGCTGGGCCGGTCGTCGACCCGGTACGGGCCGGCGACGGTCTTCAGCGGACCGGTCCGGAAGTGGAAGAAGAAGTGGGTCCCCCTCTCCAACCCTAACTCGAACGCCTCCTCCAACGCCGCCGTCAACGGCGGCACCgccaccaacaacaacaacCACTCCCATCTCCTCCTCTACAAGTGGACTCCCATCTCCTCCCAGGCCAACGGGGGAGCCGCCGCCGCGGTCACCGGGAAGGACGCGTCCGCCGCCGCCCAGCCCGAGGAGCCGCCCCGGAAGAAGTTCCGATACGTCCCG ATTTCTGTAATTGAAGAGCAAAAGCAAGAGGCTGCTGTGAAGTCTGAGGAGGAGAACAAAGCACGTGATGCTGATAGTTCTGCACAGACTGTCCAAGCTAATCAGTCTGAGGGGAAACCTGATATGAATGATGCTTCAATGGAAGAAACTCAG GCTACAGGCAGGGATCAAGCACCTGCAGAAGATAAGGGAACAGATTTAAATTTGAGCTTGGGTTTAAATGCTCCTGATGGTGCAGGTAAAAGTGATCCCAAACTGGCAGAGCAGGGCGATAGCACTGTTAAACTAGAGAGAGTAAGCTCAGCTGAGGACGTAGAAATGAAATCTGCTACTGATTCACAAACTGATAATAAATTAAAGAGGAAGGCTGTAACCCCTGACCTTGAAATGAGGGTCTAA